A part of Winslowiella toletana genomic DNA contains:
- a CDS encoding cytochrome c yields the protein MKTWILALSLGAMMSGAQAQDGSDLIKRGDYLARAGDCVACHTSKGGKPFAGGLPMATPIGTIYSTNITPDKQSGIGDYSYDDFQKAVRHGVAKNGDTLYPAMPYPSYAVVSDEDMQALYAYFMHGVAPVAQVNQDSDIPWPLSMRWPLAIWRGVFAPDVKAFQPKSGEDPLLARGRYLVEGLGHCGACHTPRSITMQEKALNDDKGSDYLAGSNAPIDGWNANNLRGDNRDGLGRWSEDDLVQFLRTGRNDHTAVFGGMSDVVEHSLQHLTAEDATAIARYLKSLGARDPNQVGFKPDDSVAQALWRGDDSKTGAALYVDSCAACHKTDGSGYKRFFPELRGNAVVQADDATSLIHIVLTGNTLPGVKGAPSSITMPAFGWRMNDQQVADVVNFIRTSWGNSASSSVSAQDVAKVRKDETVVSHQGNADIEKLQ from the coding sequence ATGAAAACCTGGATATTAGCCCTGTCACTGGGCGCAATGATGTCTGGCGCGCAGGCGCAGGATGGCAGCGATCTGATTAAACGCGGCGACTATCTGGCGCGCGCGGGCGACTGCGTGGCCTGTCATACCAGCAAAGGGGGCAAACCCTTTGCTGGTGGTCTGCCGATGGCGACGCCAATTGGCACGATATACTCCACCAATATCACGCCGGATAAACAGAGCGGGATTGGCGACTACAGCTACGACGACTTCCAGAAAGCGGTACGTCATGGGGTGGCGAAGAACGGCGATACGCTCTATCCGGCTATGCCTTATCCCTCTTATGCGGTCGTCAGCGATGAGGATATGCAGGCGCTGTACGCTTACTTTATGCATGGTGTCGCGCCGGTTGCGCAGGTGAACCAGGATAGCGATATCCCATGGCCGCTGTCGATGCGCTGGCCGCTGGCGATATGGCGCGGCGTCTTTGCACCGGATGTTAAAGCCTTCCAGCCAAAATCGGGTGAAGATCCGCTGCTGGCGCGTGGTCGCTATCTGGTGGAAGGGCTGGGGCACTGCGGCGCCTGCCATACGCCACGTAGTATCACCATGCAGGAAAAAGCGCTGAATGATGATAAAGGCAGCGACTATCTTGCCGGCAGCAACGCGCCGATCGATGGCTGGAACGCCAATAATCTGCGGGGCGATAACCGGGATGGTTTAGGCCGCTGGAGCGAAGACGATCTGGTGCAGTTCCTGCGTACCGGTCGCAACGATCATACTGCAGTGTTTGGCGGGATGAGCGATGTGGTTGAGCACAGTCTGCAACATCTGACGGCAGAAGATGCGACAGCGATTGCCCGCTATCTGAAATCACTCGGTGCGCGTGATCCAAACCAGGTGGGCTTTAAGCCGGACGATAGCGTAGCGCAGGCATTGTGGCGTGGCGATGACAGCAAAACCGGTGCAGCGCTGTATGTCGACAGCTGCGCGGCCTGCCATAAAACCGATGGCAGCGGCTATAAGCGCTTCTTCCCGGAACTGCGCGGCAATGCGGTAGTACAGGCGGACGATGCGACTTCACTGATCCATATCGTTCTGACCGGTAATACTCTGCCTGGCGTGAAGGGCGCGCCGTCGTCGATCACCATGCCAGCTTTCGGCTGGCGCATGAACGATCAGCAGGTGGCGGATGTGGTCAACTTTATCCGCACCAGCTGGGGCAATAGCGCCAGCAGCAGCGTCAGCGCGCAGGATGTGGCGAAAGTGCGGAAAGATGAAACGGTGGTCAGTCATCAGGGCAATGCAGATATTGAAAAACTGCAGTAA
- a CDS encoding cupin domain-containing protein yields the protein MFTFKKETRLEDLGNGVTRRILAHSGGMMAVEVNFAKDAIGPLHHHPHEQLTYVLSGRFAFTIDGVTHEVGAGDTLYKQPHVVHGCVCLEAGTLLDTFTPQREDFLS from the coding sequence ATGTTTACCTTTAAAAAAGAGACCAGGCTGGAAGATTTAGGCAACGGCGTGACGCGGCGAATTCTGGCGCATAGCGGCGGTATGATGGCGGTGGAAGTGAATTTCGCCAAAGATGCGATCGGGCCACTACATCACCATCCTCATGAGCAGCTGACCTATGTATTGTCAGGACGTTTTGCGTTTACTATTGATGGTGTGACCCATGAAGTGGGCGCAGGCGATACGCTGTATAAGCAGCCGCATGTGGTTCATGGCTGTGTCTGTCTGGAAGCGGGCACCCTGCTGGATACCTTTACGCCGCAGCGCGAAGATTTTCTTTCCTGA
- a CDS encoding oligogalacturonate lyase family protein, whose amino-acid sequence MAKGLRITLPFHHFRDAETGAAITRLTPPEVLCHRNYFYQKCFTRDGNHLLFAAEFDGNRNYYLLDLQQQQAIQLTEGKGDNTFGGFLSDDDRYLWYVKNERSLQRVDLATLEETSIYQVPADWVGYGTWVANSDCTQLVGIEIAREDWEPLTDWQIFQRFFEKNPHCRLQRIDLKSGAAQTIHQQHLWLGHPIYRPHDNSTVAFCHEGPHDLIDARMWLINEDGSNIRKVKDHAPGESCTHEFWVPDGSALIYVSYHKDRPDRQICRFNPDTQHNEVLMTMPACSHLMSNENGTLLVGDGSGTPVDVQDTDGYTIDNDPWLYVFDVAQRSYFRLAAHNSSWRVLNGDRQVTHPHPSFTPDGRQVLFTSDYQGQPALYLAALPDPITA is encoded by the coding sequence ATGGCGAAGGGCTTACGTATTACACTTCCTTTCCACCACTTTCGGGATGCGGAAACCGGGGCGGCCATCACCCGCCTGACGCCGCCGGAAGTCCTTTGTCACCGTAATTACTTCTATCAAAAGTGTTTTACCCGTGACGGTAACCATCTGCTGTTCGCCGCCGAATTCGATGGCAATCGCAACTATTACCTGCTCGATCTGCAGCAGCAGCAGGCGATCCAGCTGACGGAAGGCAAAGGCGATAATACTTTTGGCGGTTTTCTGTCAGATGACGATCGCTATCTGTGGTACGTCAAAAATGAACGTAGCCTGCAACGCGTCGATCTTGCCACGCTGGAAGAAACCAGCATTTACCAGGTACCGGCTGACTGGGTCGGTTACGGCACCTGGGTGGCAAACAGCGACTGCACGCAGCTGGTCGGGATTGAAATTGCCCGTGAAGACTGGGAACCGCTGACCGACTGGCAAATTTTCCAGCGTTTCTTTGAGAAAAACCCGCACTGTCGCCTGCAGCGTATCGACCTGAAAAGCGGCGCGGCACAAACTATTCATCAGCAGCATCTGTGGCTGGGCCATCCGATTTACCGTCCGCATGACAACAGCACCGTCGCCTTCTGCCATGAAGGACCACACGATCTGATCGACGCACGTATGTGGCTGATCAACGAAGATGGCAGCAATATACGCAAAGTGAAAGATCACGCGCCGGGCGAAAGCTGCACCCATGAATTCTGGGTGCCAGATGGATCAGCGCTGATTTACGTCTCCTATCATAAGGATCGCCCGGATCGTCAGATCTGCCGCTTTAATCCGGATACGCAGCACAACGAAGTGCTGATGACCATGCCTGCCTGCTCGCATCTGATGAGTAATGAGAATGGCACGTTGCTGGTCGGCGACGGTTCCGGTACGCCGGTCGATGTGCAGGATACCGATGGCTACACTATCGATAATGATCCCTGGCTGTATGTGTTTGATGTCGCGCAACGCAGCTATTTCCGTCTGGCGGCGCATAACAGTTCATGGCGCGTGCTGAATGGCGATCGTCAGGTCACCCATCCGCATCCATCATTTACGCCGGATGGTCGTCAGGTGCTGTTTACCTCTGATTATCAGGGACAACCCGCGCTCTATCTCGCTGCGCTGCCCGATCCAATAACCGCTTAA
- a CDS encoding RpiB/LacA/LacB family sugar-phosphate isomerase: MKIALMMENSQAGKNAVVLKELQQVAASKDYPVYNVGMSDEQDHHLTYIHLGIMASILLNAKAVDFVITGCGTGQGALMSLNIHPGVICGYCIDPADAFLFAQINNGNALALPFAKGFGWGAELNLRFIFEKAFTGETGQGYPQERKVPQVRNAGILNQVKAAVVKENYLDTLRAIDPELVKTAVSGQRFQQCFFENCQDKQIADFVRQLVA, from the coding sequence ATGAAAATTGCACTGATGATGGAGAACAGTCAGGCGGGTAAAAACGCCGTGGTATTGAAAGAGCTGCAGCAGGTGGCCGCCAGCAAAGACTACCCGGTTTACAACGTCGGCATGAGTGATGAACAGGATCACCATCTGACTTATATTCATCTCGGCATTATGGCCAGTATTCTGCTGAACGCGAAAGCGGTGGATTTTGTTATTACCGGTTGCGGCACCGGGCAGGGCGCGCTGATGTCACTGAATATCCATCCGGGGGTGATCTGTGGTTACTGTATCGATCCGGCGGACGCCTTCCTGTTTGCGCAAATTAACAATGGTAATGCGCTGGCGCTGCCGTTTGCCAAAGGCTTTGGCTGGGGCGCTGAACTGAACCTGCGTTTTATCTTTGAGAAAGCCTTTACCGGTGAAACTGGCCAGGGCTATCCGCAGGAGCGCAAAGTGCCACAGGTGCGTAACGCCGGTATTCTGAATCAGGTTAAAGCGGCGGTGGTGAAAGAGAACTATCTCGATACTCTGCGGGCGATAGATCCTGAGCTGGTGAAAACCGCAGTCAGCGGCCAGCGTTTCCAGCAGTGCTTCTTTGAAAACTGTCAGGATAAACAGATCGCAGATTTTGTCCGTCAGCTGGTGGCATAA
- a CDS encoding GntR family transcriptional regulator, with the protein MSKVATAKQREVQRIVDALSIAIAQHRLKPGMRLVEAQIVEVLQANRNHVQAALQRMALQHIVTIEPNRGAMVAQPEALEAREVFIARRAIESAIVACITPEAMTQYQSEFNAQQHAEKVASEREDRRDIVRELSQFHLLLATASGNKVLSEILANLMVRSSLIVALYQRNDIPSCQCAEHAAIITALKAGDTALAQSIMTEHLNELEQQLDLADAAPDQLNLRQALLTG; encoded by the coding sequence ATGAGTAAAGTCGCGACAGCGAAGCAGCGGGAAGTTCAGCGCATTGTTGATGCGTTATCCATTGCGATTGCTCAGCATCGCCTGAAGCCGGGCATGCGTCTGGTGGAAGCACAGATAGTTGAGGTGCTGCAGGCCAACCGCAACCACGTGCAGGCCGCGCTACAACGTATGGCGTTGCAGCATATTGTCACTATCGAACCGAACCGCGGCGCGATGGTGGCGCAGCCGGAAGCGCTGGAGGCACGCGAAGTATTTATCGCACGCCGGGCGATTGAAAGCGCGATTGTCGCCTGTATTACCCCGGAAGCGATGACGCAATATCAGAGCGAATTTAACGCCCAGCAGCATGCGGAGAAGGTGGCCAGTGAGCGCGAAGACCGACGCGATATTGTCCGCGAACTGAGTCAGTTTCATCTGCTGCTGGCCACCGCCAGCGGCAATAAGGTGCTGAGTGAAATTCTGGCCAATCTGATGGTGCGTAGTTCGCTGATTGTGGCGCTCTACCAGCGCAATGATATTCCCTCCTGCCAGTGCGCTGAGCATGCCGCCATTATCACCGCGCTGAAAGCCGGCGATACGGCGCTGGCGCAGTCGATTATGACGGAACACCTGAATGAGCTGGAACAGCAGCTGGATCTGGCTGATGCCGCGCCCGACCAGCTGAATCTGCGTCAGGCGCTGTTAACCGGTTAA
- a CDS encoding amidohydrolase family protein — MTRLTLLNARLPDSAALHTLCIEAGRFVTQFSDPAATSAFRDLGGKLVLPGLIETHIHLDKACIMPRCQLQEGTLAEAISQTRNAKAHFDEQDIYQRGAQIIEKAIMQGTCWMRTHVEIDPQIGLTGFEAIKRLKADYAWALDLSICVFPQEGMLNNPGTEELLCRALAQGADLLGGCPYTDSDARGQIERLFTLASQWDVDLDFHLDFDLQPEARMIDCVIEQTRRWQMAGRVTVGHVTKLSILDKTELTKLAHALATAGVQVTALPATDLFLSARDCFALKPRGVAPLATLDSCGVTCSLSSNNIGNPFTPFGDASLVRQANLLANISQLGTPADMLRCLAWISTASARLMRLKDYGLAPGCHADFVVFDVASASDVVAEIAPPLMGFKAGRQTFERPAARLLT, encoded by the coding sequence ATGACAAGGCTGACCCTGTTGAATGCACGCCTGCCGGACTCGGCGGCGCTGCACACCCTCTGTATCGAAGCGGGCCGCTTTGTTACGCAATTCAGTGACCCTGCGGCGACCAGCGCCTTCCGCGACTTAGGCGGTAAACTGGTGTTGCCGGGCCTGATTGAGACCCATATCCACCTCGATAAAGCCTGCATTATGCCGCGCTGCCAGCTGCAGGAAGGGACACTGGCGGAAGCGATCAGCCAGACTCGCAACGCCAAAGCGCACTTTGATGAACAGGATATTTATCAGCGCGGCGCACAGATTATTGAAAAAGCGATTATGCAGGGCACCTGCTGGATGCGCACCCATGTCGAGATCGACCCACAAATCGGTCTGACCGGTTTTGAAGCGATTAAACGGTTGAAAGCCGACTATGCCTGGGCGCTTGATCTCAGTATCTGCGTGTTTCCGCAGGAGGGTATGCTGAATAACCCCGGCACCGAAGAATTACTGTGCCGCGCACTGGCACAAGGCGCCGATCTGCTGGGCGGCTGCCCCTATACCGACAGCGATGCGCGCGGCCAGATTGAGCGGCTGTTTACGCTGGCCAGTCAGTGGGATGTTGATCTCGATTTTCATCTTGATTTCGATCTGCAACCCGAAGCACGGATGATTGACTGTGTTATTGAGCAGACCCGGCGCTGGCAGATGGCCGGACGGGTTACCGTCGGCCACGTCACTAAGCTGTCGATTCTGGATAAAACCGAGCTGACCAAACTGGCGCACGCGCTGGCGACGGCAGGCGTGCAGGTCACCGCGCTGCCCGCCACCGATCTGTTTCTTAGCGCGCGCGATTGTTTTGCGCTTAAGCCGCGCGGCGTGGCGCCGCTGGCGACCCTCGACAGCTGCGGCGTCACCTGCTCGCTTTCCAGCAATAATATTGGCAATCCGTTTACCCCCTTTGGTGATGCTTCGCTGGTGCGCCAGGCCAATCTGCTCGCCAATATCAGCCAGCTGGGCACGCCTGCCGATATGCTGCGTTGTCTGGCGTGGATCTCCACCGCCTCCGCACGCCTGATGCGGCTGAAGGATTACGGTTTAGCGCCCGGCTGTCACGCTGATTTTGTGGTGTTTGATGTGGCGAGCGCCAGTGATGTGGTGGCGGAAATTGCGCCGCCGCTGATGGGGTTTAAAGCCGGACGTCAGACCTTTGAACGTCCGGCAGCGCGCCTGCTGACTTAA
- a CDS encoding ATP-binding cassette domain-containing protein produces the protein MRNLPYNQAALLLLGLVSIMLPFWLGSYALLVMSLCALAVVVAVGLNILLGLSGQISFGHIAFYAIGAYLSAGLTMAGLPLGVAMVVAALAAGALGALLAIPALRVSGPWLAMITIAFALVVRHVLIEWRDVTGGSNGLMGIPMPEFGGLDPAIGLAVCSALLMLAALLFYARLHGSQWGLAMRAVKSSEIAARSLGFNPTQSKTLAFALSALLTSAAGALVAPLMMFINPDSFPFSQSILFVLAVVIGGSGTLLGPVLGALLIVVLPELLATFAEYRLLIFSLLLLCVLWLAPKGVLGTLARWFARPQPLYAPAEADDACLRAHFQPRSSQRLTVSDIGIRFGGVQAAQGVSFNVEPGAILGLIGPNGAGKTTVLNMISGFYQADSGEIRMQENLRGQPAWKIARAGIARTYQTTQLFGELSVLENLLVALQQGRMGRPWRRASEQQQQLALSLLALVGFRGSVTTPADDLPHVDRRLVEIARALAINPAILLLDEPAAGLSREETDNLTGLFKQLASFGLAIVLVEHDMTLVMSVCQHLQVLDAGKPLAWGKPAAIQRNPQVIAAYLGGTDYRAQPRRQPLARSHEPILVLHELTLDYGAAPVVQQVSLTVNPGETVAILGANGAGKSSIMNCLAGLHPARSGNIYLNDVAIHQADASQIASMGLALVPEGRQVFGQLSVLDNLLLGSYSCQDRRATSGNIDAVLRRFPRLRERLHNPAGLLSGGEQQMVAIGRGLMSQPKILLLDEPSLGLSPVMIGELYDALASLRDDGVTLLLVDQMANLALEIADRAFVMESGRIVNQGDARQLQNEGGLVAAYLGGTH, from the coding sequence ATGAGAAATCTGCCATACAATCAGGCGGCGCTGCTGTTGCTCGGGCTGGTCAGCATTATGCTGCCGTTCTGGCTTGGCAGTTATGCACTGCTGGTGATGTCGCTGTGTGCGCTGGCGGTCGTGGTGGCGGTTGGCCTGAATATTTTGCTGGGACTGAGCGGGCAGATCTCTTTTGGTCATATCGCCTTTTATGCCATTGGCGCCTACCTCTCCGCCGGTCTGACAATGGCCGGACTGCCACTGGGGGTGGCGATGGTGGTCGCCGCGCTGGCCGCAGGCGCGCTGGGTGCGCTGCTGGCGATCCCGGCGTTACGCGTCAGCGGCCCGTGGCTGGCGATGATCACGATTGCCTTTGCGCTGGTGGTGCGCCATGTGCTGATTGAGTGGCGCGATGTCACCGGCGGCTCCAACGGCCTGATGGGCATTCCGATGCCTGAATTTGGCGGTCTCGATCCGGCAATTGGTCTGGCGGTGTGCAGTGCGCTGCTGATGCTGGCGGCACTGCTGTTTTACGCCCGGCTGCATGGCAGTCAGTGGGGACTGGCGATGCGCGCGGTAAAATCCAGTGAAATTGCCGCCCGCTCGCTCGGTTTTAATCCCACGCAAAGCAAAACCCTCGCCTTTGCACTGTCAGCGCTGCTGACCAGCGCCGCCGGTGCGCTGGTAGCGCCGTTGATGATGTTTATTAATCCGGACTCCTTTCCCTTTTCGCAGTCGATTCTGTTTGTGCTGGCGGTGGTAATTGGCGGCAGCGGCACGCTGTTAGGCCCGGTGCTGGGCGCACTACTGATTGTGGTGTTGCCGGAGCTGCTGGCCACCTTCGCCGAATATCGCCTGCTGATCTTCTCCCTGCTGCTGCTGTGTGTGTTATGGCTGGCGCCAAAAGGGGTGTTAGGCACGCTGGCGCGCTGGTTTGCCCGTCCGCAGCCGCTGTATGCACCAGCAGAAGCGGATGACGCCTGCCTGCGGGCGCACTTTCAGCCACGCAGCAGTCAGCGCCTTACCGTCAGCGATATTGGCATCCGCTTTGGCGGTGTGCAGGCAGCGCAAGGCGTCAGCTTTAATGTAGAGCCAGGTGCGATTTTAGGGCTGATTGGCCCGAATGGCGCGGGCAAAACCACGGTGCTGAATATGATTAGCGGCTTCTATCAGGCTGACAGCGGTGAAATCCGCATGCAGGAAAATCTGCGCGGCCAGCCGGCATGGAAAATCGCCCGCGCCGGGATTGCGCGCACCTACCAGACCACTCAGCTGTTTGGTGAACTGAGCGTGCTGGAGAATCTGCTGGTGGCGCTGCAACAGGGACGAATGGGACGGCCCTGGCGGCGCGCCAGCGAACAGCAGCAACAGCTGGCATTGTCGCTGCTGGCGCTGGTCGGTTTTCGCGGTTCGGTGACTACCCCGGCTGACGATCTGCCGCATGTCGATCGCCGTCTGGTGGAGATCGCCCGCGCGCTGGCAATTAACCCGGCGATTTTATTGCTGGATGAACCCGCCGCCGGACTGAGCCGCGAAGAAACCGATAATCTCACCGGGCTGTTTAAACAGCTGGCCAGTTTTGGTCTGGCGATTGTGCTGGTGGAACATGATATGACGCTGGTGATGTCGGTATGTCAGCATTTGCAGGTGCTGGACGCCGGTAAACCGCTGGCATGGGGCAAACCGGCGGCGATTCAGCGTAACCCGCAGGTGATTGCCGCCTACCTGGGCGGTACCGATTATCGCGCCCAGCCACGTCGCCAGCCGCTGGCACGCAGCCATGAACCGATTCTGGTGCTGCACGAACTGACGCTGGATTACGGCGCAGCGCCAGTGGTACAGCAGGTCAGCCTGACGGTAAATCCGGGCGAAACGGTGGCGATCCTCGGCGCGAATGGTGCCGGTAAATCGAGCATTATGAACTGCCTGGCGGGTCTGCATCCGGCGCGATCCGGCAATATCTATCTGAATGACGTCGCTATTCATCAGGCTGACGCCAGCCAGATCGCCAGCATGGGGCTGGCGCTGGTGCCAGAGGGGCGCCAGGTATTTGGTCAGCTGTCGGTGCTGGATAATCTGCTGCTGGGCAGCTACTCCTGTCAGGATCGCCGCGCAACCAGCGGCAATATCGACGCGGTATTGCGCCGTTTTCCGCGCCTGCGTGAACGTCTGCATAATCCTGCCGGACTGCTCTCCGGTGGTGAACAGCAGATGGTGGCGATTGGGCGCGGTCTAATGTCGCAGCCAAAAATTCTGCTGCTGGATGAACCGAGCCTTGGACTGTCGCCGGTGATGATTGGCGAGCTGTACGATGCGCTCGCCAGCCTGCGCGATGATGGCGTCACCCTGTTGCTGGTCGATCAGATGGCGAATCTGGCACTGGAAATTGCCGACCGCGCCTTTGTGATGGAATCAGGGCGCATCGTCAATCAGGGCGATGCCCGTCAGTTGCAGAACGAGGGTGGATTAGTCGCCGCTTATTTAGGAGGAACGCACTGA
- a CDS encoding branched-chain amino acid ABC transporter permease: protein MWSTALSTGLSLGSMYALLALGFHITWIVSRTVNFAQGSAMMVGATVGYSLIVTFGWPLLLAIPMTLVICALFGLLIERLLIRPFHSKGSDAWLMATVAGGILVDNIAMFTFGKEPRQFPVTDISFTLFGQTLGLFSLLIPLSGLVMVLLLTLVRRYSTLGKVLEACVQNPRAARLMGIRVSYAIAAAFAVSTVFAGIAGMLIAPLFNINSDMGTLFGLKAFAVAILGGLSSASGIYVAGLLFGLAEALITLWFGSAFTQIFTFSLVILALALRPDGLFGKKVRVKV, encoded by the coding sequence ATGTGGAGTACCGCCCTTTCAACCGGCCTGAGCCTCGGCAGCATGTATGCGCTGCTGGCGCTGGGGTTTCATATCACCTGGATCGTCTCGCGCACGGTTAACTTTGCGCAGGGCAGCGCAATGATGGTCGGCGCGACGGTCGGTTACTCGCTGATCGTCACCTTTGGCTGGCCGCTGCTGCTGGCAATCCCGATGACACTGGTGATCTGTGCGCTGTTTGGTCTGCTGATTGAACGGCTGCTGATCCGGCCATTTCACAGCAAAGGCTCTGATGCCTGGCTGATGGCGACGGTGGCGGGCGGCATTCTGGTGGATAACATCGCTATGTTTACCTTCGGCAAAGAGCCGCGTCAGTTTCCGGTAACCGATATCAGTTTCACCCTGTTCGGCCAGACGCTGGGGCTGTTCAGCCTGCTGATCCCGCTTAGCGGTCTGGTGATGGTACTGCTGCTGACGCTGGTGCGCCGTTACAGCACGCTGGGCAAGGTGCTGGAAGCCTGCGTGCAAAATCCGCGCGCCGCGCGCCTGATGGGCATCCGCGTCAGCTATGCCATCGCCGCCGCCTTTGCGGTGTCGACGGTATTTGCCGGTATCGCCGGAATGCTGATTGCGCCGTTATTTAATATCAACAGCGATATGGGCACCCTGTTTGGCCTGAAAGCCTTTGCGGTGGCGATCCTCGGCGGTCTCTCCAGCGCCAGCGGCATCTATGTCGCGGGGCTGCTGTTTGGCCTCGCGGAAGCACTGATTACCCTGTGGTTTGGCTCGGCATTTACGCAAATCTTCACCTTCTCGCTGGTGATTCTGGCATTAGCACTGCGGCCTGACGGCCTGTTCGGCAAAAAAGTAAGGGTAAAAGTGTGA
- a CDS encoding ABC transporter substrate-binding protein encodes MNKIITSGKWLSAIAVTFCAALSFNAFAAEPIKVGLVAALSGQSAKSGEALTRGLTIAINEINAAGGVKGRPLALVRRDDESNPGKGMLAARELIQREKVALLFGGLDTPVSLAIVPLTNQLKTPFMGIWAAGTGITHNGAKENYAFRVSAVDELVDEALVNYGISKIGMKKPGMILVNNPWGESNEKGFRAALARRQMAIAGAERIEDSDVDLVPQLTRLKNAGADALLMVGNVGPSAQVVKSLHKMGWQVPVVSHWGPAGGRFSELAGPGADRVTFIQTFLFTDHNSANGERVLAELKKQYPQIKTLADVTPAVGIANAYDAMHLAALAMEKADSLDGNAIRDGFYQIGSYDGLIKQYQHPFTPQQHDALGPDDYVFAHFVGEQIMPVKP; translated from the coding sequence ATGAACAAGATAATAACTTCAGGTAAGTGGCTTAGTGCCATCGCAGTGACCTTCTGCGCCGCACTCTCTTTTAACGCTTTCGCCGCAGAGCCGATTAAAGTCGGACTGGTGGCGGCGCTGTCCGGGCAATCCGCGAAGTCAGGAGAAGCACTGACACGCGGGCTGACGATTGCGATTAACGAAATCAACGCCGCCGGTGGCGTTAAAGGCCGTCCGCTGGCGCTGGTGCGGCGTGATGATGAAAGTAACCCCGGCAAAGGAATGCTGGCGGCGCGTGAGCTGATTCAGCGTGAGAAAGTGGCGCTGCTGTTTGGCGGACTCGATACGCCGGTGTCGCTGGCGATTGTACCGCTGACCAATCAGCTGAAAACGCCGTTTATGGGTATCTGGGCCGCAGGCACCGGCATCACCCATAACGGCGCTAAAGAGAACTACGCCTTCCGCGTCTCGGCGGTGGATGAGCTGGTGGATGAAGCACTGGTCAACTACGGCATCAGCAAAATCGGCATGAAAAAACCGGGCATGATTCTGGTGAACAATCCCTGGGGCGAATCCAATGAAAAAGGTTTTCGCGCCGCGCTGGCCAGACGCCAGATGGCGATTGCCGGTGCCGAGCGTATCGAAGACAGCGATGTCGATCTGGTGCCGCAGTTAACCCGTCTGAAAAACGCCGGTGCCGATGCGCTGCTGATGGTTGGCAATGTTGGCCCGTCGGCGCAGGTAGTGAAATCGCTGCATAAAATGGGCTGGCAGGTGCCGGTGGTTTCCCATTGGGGTCCGGCGGGCGGTCGCTTTAGCGAACTGGCCGGTCCGGGCGCCGATCGGGTGACTTTTATTCAGACCTTCCTGTTTACCGATCACAACTCCGCAAACGGCGAGCGGGTGCTCGCTGAGCTGAAAAAGCAGTACCCGCAGATCAAAACGCTGGCCGATGTCACTCCGGCGGTCGGTATCGCTAACGCCTATGACGCGATGCACCTTGCCGCGCTGGCCATGGAGAAAGCGGACAGCCTGGACGGTAATGCCATCCGCGACGGTTTTTATCAGATCGGCAGCTATGACGGCCTGATCAAACAGTACCAGCACCCCTTTACGCCACAGCAGCATGATGCGCTGGGGCCGGATGATTACGTCTTCGCCCATTTTGTGGGTGAGCAGATCATGCCGGTTAAGCCGTAA
- a CDS encoding membrane protein — protein MNAEHPAVQIVREFLAASMAPDPVLAATFMTPAVNITFTGKRVMADPQAITAFNGGRYKWVKKALGQFDWMDRGDCVVVYANGTLYGEWPDGRRFAGNRYLDRYEVRAGKITHMDVWNDSAEWILDPQIAQSA, from the coding sequence ATGAACGCTGAGCATCCTGCAGTACAAATCGTGCGCGAGTTTCTCGCCGCATCCATGGCACCGGACCCGGTACTGGCCGCCACTTTTATGACGCCAGCGGTAAATATCACTTTTACCGGCAAGCGAGTAATGGCCGATCCGCAGGCGATTACCGCCTTTAACGGCGGGCGCTATAAGTGGGTGAAAAAGGCGTTAGGCCAGTTTGACTGGATGGATCGCGGCGACTGCGTAGTGGTGTACGCCAACGGCACATTGTATGGCGAGTGGCCAGACGGACGCCGTTTTGCCGGTAATCGCTATCTTGATCGCTACGAAGTGCGGGCAGGCAAAATTACGCATATGGATGTGTGGAATGACAGCGCTGAATGGATTCTGGATCCGCAGATTGCGCAGTCGGCCTGA
- the yjdN gene encoding VOC family metalloprotein YjdN: MQVNPYLFFNGRCEEAIAFYQQAVGAELLFKMTFGEMPAEQQQQEGCASAYQFPPDKIMHAQLKVGNSEIMLSDGDMSSTQQQHAGFAISLAGKDVNEGKSWFDNLAADGNVTMPWQETFWAKGFGMLTDKFGIPWMVNVEKPMK; this comes from the coding sequence ATGCAAGTGAATCCCTATCTGTTTTTTAATGGTCGCTGTGAAGAGGCGATCGCCTTTTATCAGCAGGCCGTTGGCGCTGAATTACTGTTTAAAATGACCTTTGGCGAAATGCCGGCAGAGCAGCAACAGCAAGAGGGTTGTGCCTCCGCTTATCAGTTTCCGCCGGACAAAATTATGCATGCCCAGCTAAAAGTGGGTAACAGTGAAATCATGCTAAGTGATGGCGACATGTCCAGCACTCAGCAGCAGCATGCTGGCTTTGCTATCAGCCTGGCGGGCAAGGATGTCAACGAGGGAAAAAGCTGGTTTGATAATCTGGCGGCCGACGGCAATGTCACCATGCCGTGGCAGGAGACCTTCTGGGCCAAAGGCTTTGGTATGCTGACTGATAAATTCGGCATTCCGTGGATGGTGAATGTTGAGAAGCCGATGAAATAA